A single Verrucomicrobiia bacterium DNA region contains:
- a CDS encoding GNAT family N-acetyltransferase, with protein sequence MLTIRRYQSSDHPAVWDLHKTALLAAGAYIHDSPFDVDLGQIEAVYLNNGGEFLVGTIEDRVVAMGALRRTDPDRAEIKRMRVHTDFQRQGFGQAIYTALEKRARELGYSVLHLDTAVVLVGAQHFYTKNGYQEVRRGKLGIVDCIFYEKRIGSDKGH encoded by the coding sequence ATGCTAACAATCCGCCGCTACCAATCATCCGACCACCCCGCCGTGTGGGACTTGCACAAAACAGCCCTGCTCGCCGCCGGCGCTTACATTCACGACAGCCCTTTTGACGTCGATCTGGGTCAGATCGAAGCTGTCTACCTGAACAACGGCGGCGAATTTCTCGTCGGCACCATCGAAGACCGAGTCGTCGCGATGGGCGCCCTCCGCCGAACCGATCCGGATCGAGCCGAAATCAAACGCATGCGCGTCCACACCGACTTTCAAAGACAAGGATTCGGACAGGCAATCTACACGGCCCTGGAGAAACGCGCCCGAGAACTGGGCTACTCCGTCTTGCACCTCGACACCGCCGTCGTCCTCGTAGGCGCCCAACATTTCTACACCAAAAACGGCTACCAGGAAGTCCGCCGCGGCAAACTCGGCATCGTCGACTGCATTTTTTACGAGAAGCGGATAGGCAGCGACAAAGGCCATTAA